In Selenomonas dianae, a genomic segment contains:
- a CDS encoding two-partner secretion domain-containing protein has translation MKQAAGKHLRLAIAYALFAGALAAPFAASPAYALPVEGANAAANAAEATITQSGTVMDINGKTLNNILRWEDFSIDAGEKVRFDSGAQAKDYLNFVTSEAMSRIYGTIEGGNNVYLVNPHGILFAESAQVNTGALYLSTALSIDVDTSVFRGGGTTLSAAKDSMAMC, from the coding sequence ATGAAACAAGCAGCAGGCAAACACTTGCGGCTCGCCATCGCCTATGCGCTCTTTGCGGGGGCGCTCGCCGCGCCGTTTGCGGCATCGCCGGCGTATGCGCTGCCCGTGGAGGGGGCGAATGCGGCGGCGAATGCGGCGGAGGCGACGATCACGCAGAGCGGCACTGTCATGGACATCAATGGCAAGACACTGAACAACATCCTCCGGTGGGAGGACTTCTCCATCGACGCGGGGGAGAAGGTGCGCTTTGACAGCGGCGCACAGGCGAAGGACTATCTGAACTTCGTCACGAGCGAGGCGATGTCGCGCATCTACGGCACGATCGAGGGCGGCAATAATGTCTACCTCGTGAACCCGCACGGCATCCTCTTTGCCGAGAGCGCGCAGGTCAATACGGGCGCACTTTACCTGTCGACGGCACTGAGTATAGATGTCGATACATCTGTCTTCCGGGGGGGGGGGACAACCCTCTCTGCGGCAAAGGACAGTATGGCGATGTGCTGA